The Meles meles chromosome 6, mMelMel3.1 paternal haplotype, whole genome shotgun sequence genome has a window encoding:
- the OTUB2 gene encoding ubiquitin thioesterase OTUB2 isoform X2, with protein sequence MSETPFNLISEKCDILSILRDHPENRIYQRKIQELSKRFTAIRKTKGDGNCFYRALGYSYLESLLGKSREVLKFKERVLQTPNDLLAAGFEEHKFRNFFNAFYSVVELVEKDGSVSSLLKVFNDQSASDQIVQFLRLLTSAFIKNRAEFFRHFIDEEMDIKDFCTHEVEPMAMECDHIQITALSQALNIALQVEYVDEMDTALNHHVFPEAATPSVYLLYKTSHYNILYAADKR encoded by the exons ATG AGTGAAACACCTTTCAACCTAATATCAGAAAAATGTGACATTCTATCAATTCTTCGGGATCATCCTGAAAACAGGATTTACCAGAGGAAAATCCAG GAACTCAGCAAAAGGTTCACCGCGATCCGCAAGACCAAGGGGGATGGGAACTGCTTCTACCGGGCCTTGGGCTATTCCTACCTGGAGTCCCTGCTGGGGAAGAGCAGGGAGGTCCTCAA GTTCAAAGAACGTGTCCTGCAGACCCCAAATGACCTTCTGGCTGCTGGGTTTGAGGAGCACAAGTTCCGAAACTTCTTTAATGCT TTTTACAGTGTGGTAGAGCTGGTAGAGAAGGACGGCTCAGTGTCCAGCCTGCTGAAGGTGTTCAACGACCAGAGCGCCTCGGACCAAATCGTGCAGTTTCTGCGCCTGCTCACCTCCGCCTTCATCAAGAACCGCGCGGAATTCTTCCGACACTTCATTGATGAGGAGATGGACATCAAGGATTTCTGTACTCAT GAAGTGGAGCCCATGGCCATGGAGTGTGACCACATCCAGATCACAGCCCTGTCTCAGGCACTGAACATCGCCCTGCAGGTGGAGTATGTGGATGAGATGGACACGGCCCTGAACCACCACGTGTTCCCCGAGGCTGCCACCCCTTCCGTTTACCTGCTCTATAAAACATCCCACTACAACATCCTTTATGCAGCCGATAAACGTTGA
- the OTUB2 gene encoding ubiquitin thioesterase OTUB2 isoform X1, translating to MTRSSLGACHKDWLSTAFRVMEDSWETVKALRGSRCYLGEVGALAPTGHDRRGDGGADVHISFSAPQELSKRFTAIRKTKGDGNCFYRALGYSYLESLLGKSREVLKFKERVLQTPNDLLAAGFEEHKFRNFFNAFYSVVELVEKDGSVSSLLKVFNDQSASDQIVQFLRLLTSAFIKNRAEFFRHFIDEEMDIKDFCTHEVEPMAMECDHIQITALSQALNIALQVEYVDEMDTALNHHVFPEAATPSVYLLYKTSHYNILYAADKR from the exons ATGACCCGTTCATCACTCGGTGCCTGCCACAAGGACTGGCTCAGCACGGCTTTCCGTGTGATGGAGGATAGCTGGGAGACTGTGAAGGCTCTGAGAGGCAGCAGGTGCTACCTGGGGGAGGTAGGGGCCCTGGCCCCCACAGGACATGACAGGAGGGGTGATGGTGGTGCAGACGTCCACATTTCCTTCTCTGCCCCACAGGAACTCAGCAAAAGGTTCACCGCGATCCGCAAGACCAAGGGGGATGGGAACTGCTTCTACCGGGCCTTGGGCTATTCCTACCTGGAGTCCCTGCTGGGGAAGAGCAGGGAGGTCCTCAA GTTCAAAGAACGTGTCCTGCAGACCCCAAATGACCTTCTGGCTGCTGGGTTTGAGGAGCACAAGTTCCGAAACTTCTTTAATGCT TTTTACAGTGTGGTAGAGCTGGTAGAGAAGGACGGCTCAGTGTCCAGCCTGCTGAAGGTGTTCAACGACCAGAGCGCCTCGGACCAAATCGTGCAGTTTCTGCGCCTGCTCACCTCCGCCTTCATCAAGAACCGCGCGGAATTCTTCCGACACTTCATTGATGAGGAGATGGACATCAAGGATTTCTGTACTCAT GAAGTGGAGCCCATGGCCATGGAGTGTGACCACATCCAGATCACAGCCCTGTCTCAGGCACTGAACATCGCCCTGCAGGTGGAGTATGTGGATGAGATGGACACGGCCCTGAACCACCACGTGTTCCCCGAGGCTGCCACCCCTTCCGTTTACCTGCTCTATAAAACATCCCACTACAACATCCTTTATGCAGCCGATAAACGTTGA